The DNA segment GCAATAGCATTTGTTTGGTATTTCTTTTTTTCTAAACTAAATTAGATCTTATGAATTATCACTTTTTAATTGATATTATATTAATTTCTACAGCTATATCTTTCGTTTTGATACTTAGAGCTAAAAAGTAAATCTTCTAAAAAATTTAATTAGATATGAATAAGGGATTTATAGATAAAAATTTATATTCTTATTATTTAGGTATTAAAATAATTTTATCATCTTCTTGAGGTTGATTCATTAGTTACCAAATAAATCTATCCGTCAAGGATTCAATAAATATCAAAAACTAGCTTATTAGAGATCAAAAGATGCCTGGGATAATTTGACCCGTTGTTACATAAGCACCAAGTAAAGCAACAAAACCAATCATTGCCCAACGACCATTAACCTTCTCTGCATTTTGAGGGTAACCTTCATAGGAGACAGACTCATCGATATATGGACGAGTTTCAGCTGGAAACATATTCTGTCTTCCGCCTGATTCTGTTGTTACTTCTGAGTTTGACATTTTGAATATACAATTGTTAATGAATGTAACATAAATATTAAAATATGTAAAGCTAATGGCCTATTAAAAGAGGTCAAGCGGAAAATATGCCAAATGTGTGTCGAATATGCAGATATTCAGAAATGAATCTAAGATGCTCTTTCAAATTTACCAGAAATTTATGAACTCTTATTGACTCAAGACCTAACACTAAAGAAAAAACATCAGTCTTGGATTACTTATAAGCATTTATACTCACGCTAAGTATTTTTGCTTACTATGATACAAGTATGGCATTTAGGAAGTGCTTAGCTGTTTAAGCTCAGTTCATCTGAATTTAACTTATTCGTCATGAGAGTTTGCTAGTAGGGATACAAGCAAACTTTTTTTTAATTTATGGAGTTAATGAATTAGTTTCTAGCAGATAAATTATTCTTTTAATAAAAATGTTTTTAGATCAATTGGTACATAGAAAAAATCTATGCAATAAGAATTTATAATTTACAAATATTTTCAGGAAATAAACCTGTCAAAATAAAAAAAATTTGCTAAAAAAAGGATACATATTATAAACGGAATGTCCCTAGATTTCATTCTTATCCCTTTTTGCATTATTGCTATTTTATGGCTTTTTAATCGGGAGAACAAAATTTATCGTAATAATAAAAAAGAAGTCCGATAAGAATGAATTTAAACTTCAAAAATTTCAACTTTAAATTTAATATCACTAGATTTTTTTAAGTATGATTTTATTTAGATAACCATTTTCTCTTGACTAAAGTCTGCCAAAACAATACAAAGAGTCTTTAGTTTCAATTAAAAAATGTTGGATATATGGATAAATAACTTAAACAAACTAGAAAAGAAATATATCATTTTAAAAGATCAATACCTAACTAAACTCCGTTAGATCTCCATAGTAAGAAGGTTCCAAAACCTAAAAACATAAGGACAGGTATCCAAGCTGCAAAAAAGGGAGTCAATATACCAATAACCCCCATCGAACTAAAAACGAAACAAGTTAAATAATATAAAAAAATAAGTATAATACTAATACCAAATCCTTGACTCTTTGAAGATCTAATATTTTGTTTTATCCCAAGCGTGCTACCTATCAAAGCAAAAACTATGCAGGACATAGGTAATGTCATTTTTTCATAAATTCTTACTTTCATCTTTCTAGATTCTTTTGTATTTCCTGACATCTCATACATTTTCTGAGCTTTTCTAGCTTGAGATATTGTCATATTATTTGCGTCAAGAGGGATCTCAGCTAATTTAGATGGACCATTATCTAATGGATAAATGTAGGTATCAAATATTATCGTTGATACAGATCCCTCATCCTCAGTAGCCATTATCTTTCCATTATTAAATTGCCAACTACTTAATTCTTCATCAAATACACCATTTTGAGCGGTTATTAATATTTTTGTTCCTTTTTTTGAAAAATCAATAACTGTAATATCATACATGGTTTTCTTTAGGAATCTCCGTGCATAAAAAATATGAGTTAAATGAGAAGCTCCATCAATAGGTTTATTAGTATTACTATCTACAATTGAACCATATTTCGAAAATGAAATATTATATCTTCCTCTTTCAGTTCTCATTGATTTCCCCATACTATTCTGCAATAAATCAGCGGCCAAACGATTTGAAATTGGAACCAAATTATCACTAAAAGTAAATGTAAGAAATGTCATAAAAACTGCCAAAAGCAAAGAAGGTAAAACTACTCGAAAATTATTAACTCCTAGACTTTTTAGCGCTAATATTTCTGAATTTGAAGAAAGATTGCCATAAGTTAGTAAGCATGAGAGTAGAACGGACATAGGAAATGCAATAACCAAGAATCCTGGCAGGCTTAAAAAAAAGATTTTTAAAGCTATAAAAATAGGTAATCCATACTCAACAATCTTTCTTATGAGATCAAACATTACCCCTACGGAGAGAGATACGATGGTAAAAGCAGAAATTGCAAAAAATAATATTGGTATTAATTTCGATATTATCCACTTATCTATAAGAGGAATTTTTCTTAAAATTGCAGACATCTTATAGTGCAGTTTTAAATTTCTCAAGATAATAATTCTAGACTAGAAGGAACTACTTTTATTGGAAAAATATATATACTATTAGATCTACTAAAGAGATTATCCCTTTTTGCATATAGTGAAGAATTCTTATCGAAATTCATAGAATCAAAGAATATATTACTTTCTTTAAAGTAAGGTTCGTCAACAAGCGTAATTTTTACATTTTTATATTTAGTTATTAGCTCATCGCCTTTTTTTAAATCGAATGAAAAATTTTCTATTTCTCTGATACTTTGGGTAACTAATAATCTTGTTCCAATAAAATCTAATGGAACATATGTTTGAGGATCTTTTTTATTATATGTAGCCCTTATCTCTGAAAAATCGTTATATAAATAATGAGTATCACAATCAACTAAAGACATTGTATTAGTATTATTTTTGGCAACAAATTCTCTAATATTCAATGGAATTTCGTTAGTTTTAAGCGGATCAAAACGTAAATAAGAAGAATAAGTTGACAAGATCATTAAAAATGTAAGTAATGAAATGCTTAATATTTTTTTAATTAGAAATGCTTTAAAAAATTTTTTTTTGAACTCCAAATATATCAACTGTAAACCAACTGCAACCAAGAACAAAATATATGGTGCTATAAATAGTGAATGTCTTGTTAAGCCAAAAGATAACTGCCCAATACTTATTAAGAGAGTTATAAAAATTAAATTAATTATTGAAATATCAATAGCAAAATTTAATGATTTAGAGTTTTTATATGGAATCGAAATCTTTATCTCATTTAAAAATCTTTTATATATGGTGTAGAAAGATATAACAAACAATGAGATTGAGGTAAAAATTGTAAGAATGCTAATTTTTGAATACTGAGGAAAAAAAGCAAATGGGGTCAAAAAACCTCTAAAGTCAAAATCAATTCTATTACCGCTATTAAAAGGAAAAAACAATAAGATTATAAATAACAATGTTAGAAAGCCTATTTTATTCGAATTAATTATCAAAATAAATTTATCAATTAATATGTTTTTATTCTTATTGTTTGCCCTTAATTTTTTTGTAAAAATCCTCTTAATATAAAGATAAATATTATGAGCAAAAAAGTGAACGATTGAAGGATAACTAGTTATTAAAGCAAGACTAAATCCATATTTTGAAGCCTTATTACGAAAAAATATTGTTGAAGAAATAGATATTAACGAACCTGAAATAAACCAAATAGTACTTCCTAAATGATAGGTATATGAATTTATAGAATAAAAACTTAGAATACCAAACGAACAAAGAAATGATATGTATTTTGATACGCCAACAAATTTAAGAGATTGATAGAAAAGTAGTATTACTGAAATAAAAAAAACTATATTTATAAATGAAGCGTATTCATAAAACGACCCAAATCGATCAGGTAAATATAGTCCATAAATAAAACCCTCTAGAGGAGGATATGTCATTTTTAAAGGTAATAATATTAAGGAACTTATAAAATCAAATGGAATAATTGAGACTGTTAAAGCAAACACAATTCTAAGAGGAGCAAAAATAAAGCCTGTTTTCCATATATGACCAATAAAATGGCCTTTTGAAAATAATGAAGAATCAGTTAAGTATTTATAAACATCACTTGAGTCACATTCGTGAAAATGAAACAAGGAGATAATTGAATGAGATATCAAAACTAAAAAAATAAATAATGAGGTAATTATTTTTTCTTTATCGCTCAAAAAATTTTTTAATTTAGTCAAAATAAACAATTTATAAAATTGCGTCAATTAATATAAAAATAACTTAAATATCGAAGTTATCAAAATATTTTAAATTGATTGATAATCGTCCTAAAATATTGATTATGTAGCTTATTATTTTTTATGACTATTGAAACAACTGTTTTCACCTTTAAAATTTCTAATACTTTTGAAGAATGGGCTAAAATGTTCGATAGTAAAGAGATTGATGAATTTCATAAAAGTGTAGGAATATCTCCTATCTATAGAGGTAGAGGTTTAACAGATCACCAAGAAGTTATTGTTATTCATCAAGCAGAAGAAGGAGTAGCTAAACATATATTTTCCGATCCAGAAACAATAAAGAATATTGAAGCTGGAGGACATATCTATAGCACTACAAAAATTACAAGTTGGTTATCAGATTAAATGGGAAAGGAATTCAACTTAACTCAAGGGATTACTTTACTACTTTTGAAACCTTTAAATTTGCCATCAAACTACGTTTTGAATTTGATTATTTGGATTACAAATCCCAAAAATAATATTGGTTAATAATATTGGTTAATAATTTTAATTAATATTAAATTCATTTTTAGAGAGAATTATTGAAATGAATAATTATTTTATTTATTTTTTCGTTTTATATATATTGATTGTTTACCGTAAATTAAAAAAGAAAAAAAATAATTTGAATAATATATTTATAGTCACTTTCGATAGTCTTAGATTGCGTGAAGAGATCACAATTAAGTAAGAAAAATTTCGCTAAGATAAATTATTTAGAGTGATCTAGAAAAGATTAGTCACTAAATAATTAACTAAAACCAAATAATTATGACCATAAAAATAATTTAACTAAACTTTTGATAAAAAACTTCAAGTCAGAATCAAACTAAATTCACCTTTAAAAACTCGCACATTTATGGCTTCAAATTTATTATAGGTCTACATATACTATTTTTAAAATATGGGAGAAGCAAAAAGAAGACAAGATTTAGGTATTCCTCCAAGAATAAAGAAAGTAAATCACGAAAAATCAGATAGATATATTTCTTGGCTACCTATTACCAAATCAAGAATTAAAAAATATCCTTACATGGGAGTAGCAACTATGGCTTTAGGTGCCATTATCTTCTTAGTTAGTGGAGGATTTAATACTACTAGTTAATTATTAATAATTTAATTCTGAACTTTTACGTGGTGAGTCTTTATATATTTAAAATTACTTTTTATCTATTCGCATATAACCAAACCAATCAGGAACATTTTTTTCTTCCACATAACTATCATCCGGTATTAATTCTATTTCCCAATTTCTTATTTTTTTTATAAGCTCACAATCATCTACATCCGTAAAACTATCAACCTCAGATATATCGTCTTTATGTTTTTGTTTACAGTCAATCAGCCATTTTGATTTTGCTCTATTTTTTGCTTCTGATGAATTAGAGGCAACGATAAGTCCAAATTCATGTTTTTCTTGCATAGAGCTAGGATCATATCCTCCAATATTTACAAACCATAAATTCTTATTAGGAATTTCTACTTTCTTCAAAGAAGTTTTTTTTGATTTAGTTTTATCTGTATTTTTAAGATTTATTTTATAACCATCAATTGAATCGATCTTTTTATAACTATCAATATGTAAACCATTGTGAGATCCAAACCAAGCATTTCTTAGTTGATCAAAGGTATCCTCAATTTTTGAACCGATAACCCATCTGACATCATGTAGTTCAACATTTGCTTTTGGAGATCTTCCTCCAACCACAACTAAATAAAGAAATTTTTTAAGAGTTTCCATTTGTTTACATTAAATAGATAGATAATTAAAATAAATAGTTAACTGAAAGATATGATTAAAGGATAATTTATATTTTTAAAGAGTAATCCTTTTTATGAAACTAATTGGGAAATATAAAAATTCAGGATTTGAGGCTGTAGCTGATGGTGTGATTTCTTTCTTTGATAGACGAGAAGACTTACATACTAATGGTATCGCTTTTGGGCAAAACATCTCCTTAAATAATGATCCTTATAAAGTTTCAACAGATATTAGTCTTGTTTCTATAGACAGATCGGACCCAGAAGCTTTTGCAATATCTGAAGTCATAATTAGAGGGGTTAATGCAGGACTAAAAAAATATCTGGAAGATCACTCATTAATTAGAGAATGCTGCCCAGAACAATCTTTATTTGTTAACCCAATATTTAATTTACAACGTTATGCACCAGGAGAAGGATTTAAAAAATGGCATTGTGATTGGACTATTAGTAATGAAGCAACGGAACCTGTACATAGAGTCTTAGCTTGGATTCTTTATTGTAATGATGTGGATTCAGGCGGAACTGAGTTTCTTTGGCAGAAACATCATGAAGCTGCTGAAAGGGGTAAACTTATTATCTTCCCCGCGGGGATATCTCACATACATCGAGGAAGAGTAAACAAAAAAGATATAAAAACTATTGCAACTGGTTGGATAAATGCTGGTAATTTTGAAGACTACATTTCACGATTAGCAAGCTCCTAAAATACAAACTATTCATAATTATCAAAGTAGAAAATTATTTTATGTAGTGTCGCACTAAATCTATCTTATAAAATTGATGAATGATAAATTAAAAAATATTGATTTATTTAAACCAACCCTTTTTATTAGTTTTAATTTCAGGAACTGTTTTAACCTTTTTTATTTCATCTTTTCTACCTTTGATAATCATAAGTGGTACTATTGCCCACAAACCAAGGAATAATATCCAAAATACGTAAACGTTCATAGCTATTGAATTAATTTTATTCATCCTAAAGATGTTTTCTATCAGTCTGTGGCTTTCTTTTTATAGTACTCTTTTAGATGTATAATCTGCATCATTTAATTATTTTAAGATTTAAATATAGACCAAAATTACAAATAAAAAGTATTAAATCCAAATAAGAGAATGTTAACAAGATATTAAGCAAAATTATCTACTATTTTTATATAAATCATTTAAGCTAGAAAGTTTACTAAATATAGATTCCATCGAGCATTATTATGTGTTGAGAATGTATTGAATCTATACTATCTTCTTCTTCAGGATCCTTATAAGATTCAATCTCAGATTGAACTCTTCTTTTGTAAACTTCCTTGATATATGACATTTCTCTTGCATTTTTATTTAAAATTGAGAATGATATTGTTTTTAATTTCATATTTAAATTCCCTAGAATTTTTAATGGACTCTGACTAATGAACTTGAATTTTCATAGTTGAGTAAAGTCTGTTCTTCGCCTAGTAAAAGGAGAAAATAGGCATAAATCACCAAGATTCGAATTTGATGAATTTATACAGCTCAATACATATTTTGTACTGGTGTAGTTAGCGTTAAATGTATTTAGCTTACTTTTGTTACCTTACAGTTTTAGCTAGGTTTTTCACAATTTTGGCTATGAGATATGTTCGGTTTGAGGAACATTTATATACGGATAAAGGATCAACAATAGAATTTTTTTAATGTTAAGTGAATATAAAAACAAAATGATATCAATATAAATTTAAAATTGATATTTGGTAGCTATTTATTGGTGCTAATAATTTTTAAATTAGAGAAAATATGAAGTCTCATTTGCAAATCAGAATGTATCACGCTAGAAACAAATTTTACAAATACAACCACAAAGGTTTTATAAAAAATAATCCCTTATGTTATTAATCTATTTTTATTTGAATTAGGTAAATCACCGATTTCAGAAAATATTCTTAAGGAGAAATTCTATGTTGGAATATATATGACTTTATCTTCTAATTTTTGTAAAAATTGAACTTCTAGTTCTACTGAAATAGAAGATAAAAAAATCCCTACTATAATCTCTATTAAATGAGTAATGAATCAGTTACTAATTAATATTAAAAAAGGATTTTAAATTCTTTTTTGATAACTTTATATTCGGAATTAATATCATTTAATATTCCATCTACTTCATTTTTCAAATCTTTAAATTCATTAATTGTTTTTTTACTTTTCGCGTAAATAATTGATTCAAATGTTCCAGGATTTGTATTCTCAATCCAATATCCTGCATAGCAATAAATCCTATTAGGGACAATTTTTATTATTTGAGAATTCTTAGAAGCTTTATATCGATCAATCATCTTGTTTACTAAACGTCCTCTAGTTTTACTAACACCAAATTTTAGAATATCTTTCGAAATTAAACTAAGATTTTGGGATACATTTTTTCTCTTTTGTATCGAATTCCTAGAAAGTATCTTTTCAAGAGAGTAACAGTAATCAAATAATTTTGTATTTTCTTTTTTTGAAGGGTAAACTAAACCGGTTAAGTTTAGAAGTAAAAAAGAAGTGAAAAGTAGGTTTTTAAACATTTTTA comes from the Prochlorococcus marinus str. MIT 9515 genome and includes:
- a CDS encoding high light inducible protein, translated to MSNSEVTTESGGRQNMFPAETRPYIDESVSYEGYPQNAEKVNGRWAMIGFVALLGAYVTTGQIIPGIF
- a CDS encoding LptF/LptG family permease gives rise to the protein MSAILRKIPLIDKWIISKLIPILFFAISAFTIVSLSVGVMFDLIRKIVEYGLPIFIALKIFFLSLPGFLVIAFPMSVLLSCLLTYGNLSSNSEILALKSLGVNNFRVVLPSLLLAVFMTFLTFTFSDNLVPISNRLAADLLQNSMGKSMRTERGRYNISFSKYGSIVDSNTNKPIDGASHLTHIFYARRFLKKTMYDITVIDFSKKGTKILITAQNGVFDEELSSWQFNNGKIMATEDEGSVSTIIFDTYIYPLDNGPSKLAEIPLDANNMTISQARKAQKMYEMSGNTKESRKMKVRIYEKMTLPMSCIVFALIGSTLGIKQNIRSSKSQGFGISIILIFLYYLTCFVFSSMGVIGILTPFFAAWIPVLMFLGFGTFLLWRSNGV
- a CDS encoding DUF3764 family protein, which produces MTIETTVFTFKISNTFEEWAKMFDSKEIDEFHKSVGISPIYRGRGLTDHQEVIVIHQAEEGVAKHIFSDPETIKNIEAGGHIYSTTKITSWLSD
- a CDS encoding DUF2839 family protein — its product is MGEAKRRQDLGIPPRIKKVNHEKSDRYISWLPITKSRIKKYPYMGVATMALGAIIFLVSGGFNTTS
- a CDS encoding DUF1543 domain-containing protein codes for the protein METLKKFLYLVVVGGRSPKANVELHDVRWVIGSKIEDTFDQLRNAWFGSHNGLHIDSYKKIDSIDGYKINLKNTDKTKSKKTSLKKVEIPNKNLWFVNIGGYDPSSMQEKHEFGLIVASNSSEAKNRAKSKWLIDCKQKHKDDISEVDSFTDVDDCELIKKIRNWEIELIPDDSYVEEKNVPDWFGYMRIDKK
- a CDS encoding 2OG-Fe(II) oxygenase — encoded protein: MKLIGKYKNSGFEAVADGVISFFDRREDLHTNGIAFGQNISLNNDPYKVSTDISLVSIDRSDPEAFAISEVIIRGVNAGLKKYLEDHSLIRECCPEQSLFVNPIFNLQRYAPGEGFKKWHCDWTISNEATEPVHRVLAWILYCNDVDSGGTEFLWQKHHEAAERGKLIIFPAGISHIHRGRVNKKDIKTIATGWINAGNFEDYISRLASS